The DNA region aaagtatttagtcattcagcaatagtgcaagttccaccacttaaaaagatgagaggcgtctgtaatttacatcataggtagacctcaactatgggagacaaactgagaaaaaaaatccagaaaatcacattgtctgtttttttatcattttatttgcatattatggtggaaaataagtgcccttgctgatggaaggaggtttgcactcaaaatctcacgatacatggccccattcattctttcatgtacccggatcagtcgtcctggcccctttgcagagaaacagccccaaagcatgatgtttccaccaccatgctttacagtaggtatggtgtttgatggatgcaactcagtattctttttcctccaaacacgacaagttgtgtttctaccaaacagttccagtttggtttcatcagaccataggacattctcccaaaactcctctggatcatccaaatgctctctagcaaacttcagacgggcccggacatgtactggcttaagcagtgggacacgtctggcactgcaggatctgagtccatggtggcgtagtgtgttacttatggtaggccttgttacattggtcccagctctctgcagttcattcactaggtccccccgcgtggttctgggatttttgctcaccgttcttgtgatcattctaaccccacggggtgggattttgcgtggagccccagatcgagggagattatcagtggtcttgaatgtcttccattttctaattattgctcccactgttgatttcttcactccaagctggttggctattgcagattcagtcttcccagcctggtgcagggttacaattttgtttctggtgtcctttgacagctctttggtcttcaccatagtggagtttggagtcagactgtttgagggtgtgcacaggtgtctttttatactgataacaagtttaaacaggtgccattactacaggtaatgagtggaggaaagaggagactcttaaagaagaagttacaggtctgtgggagccagaaatcttgattgtttatttctgaccaaatacttattttccaccataatatccaaataaaatgataaaaaaacagacaatgggattttctggattttttttgctcagtttctctcccatagttgaggtctacctatgatgtaaattacagacgcctctcatctttttaagtggtggaacttgcactattgctgaatgactaaatacttttttgccccactgtataccatgCGTACTGATACTATAAGTGGTTACATTCTTTTTAAAGGTAGTGTCACGATCCaaatttggatttgtggcagatctggttttcctccgtttaaaaccttttttcctttctggtcaacaagggttaatgcagtttcctcccccggtggccgctggtgttattgcattgctgctgggtcagctgatgcttgTGATGACCACTCCcttcatcctttaaatagtcacctggttcatcagctgactgtcgatgttagttcattctaaagcaaccaagctgggagaaggagcttgctgggaactgttgttctactgctgtgtccagtcaATCTGGTGTATCTTCCTGCTGTGCGGTGTCTTGCAGCAtttagctaagtgttgttttcctttaccttgtctgtatttccttaccccgtgttgtattagtgcagcggtgggaccagtgctctcatctgccagttccctacttagggataggtgcagggcaagtgagggactaggtatcctggtcggcgacgggttgaaagaacccgtatagggacggtagcaagatcagggcacatctgcaggccagtgcaggaggtgcccattcccccagtccctaccgacaaggcccaccgttgtaattgatTTTTTATTGGTCACATGTGACGTGGAGTCACTTTATTCTAATATTGATCATAAACAAGGAATCGAGGCAGTTACTCATTTTTTAAATGTGAAGAGCTCCCTGGACAGGGGGCATGACTCATTTTTACTTGATCTCTTGTCATTCGTCCTTCATCATAACTATTTCCTCTTCGATAGGACTTACTATCTccagcgatcaggcgtggcgatgggcgcgaaatgcgcaccagcctatgctaacatctttttaggctggtgggaagaGAAATTTGTCTATCCCTTACCCTCTTTCGCTGCCCACGTCCACGCCTGGGTACGCTTTATAGATGATGTCTTCATTCTTTGGAGGGGTACGAAAGAGGAATGTGAGGAATTTATTGGGAATTTGAATTCTAATCCCTTTAATATTTTTCTCACCCATTCCTTGTCTACCAGCGAAACCACCTTTCTGGATCTGAAGATCTTTCCTCACGAGGGCCGTTTGGCGACTGATTTATTTCGAAAGCCAACAGCAACTAATGCACTCTTGGACTTCTCTAGCTTCCATCCCTGGCACACCAAGGTGGGTGTACCCACGGGACAGTTTTTGCGCGTTCGACGCAACTGCACCCGTGATCATGATTTCTCAATCCAGGCCCGGGATCTCTCGGACCGGTTTCGTGAGAGGGGTTACCCGAGACATATTATCTCCAAGGCCTATCAGAGGGCGAAGAGCCAGGACCAGAAGTCACTTCTTTCCTCAAAGGGACGGTGTCAGGAGACACAGACAAGATTTATCACGGACTTTAACGATAGTTGGAAACAGGTGGGTGACATCTTATCAAAACATTGGCAGATCTTGAGAACAGATACACAGACAAGCGAGGTCACAAGTGACAGACCCCTTATGACGGCAAGACGAGCGCCAAACTTAAGAGATCTCCTTACCAGGAGTCATTTTACAAGACCAACAGTTAGATTGCATAGGGGGATTGTCCTCAGAGGATCATTTCCCTGTGGGGATTGCAATGTTTGTCCTCATATGATCCCGACTCGGAATATCTTTCTCCACCCTACACGCAATAGTAGACATCCTCTGAAGGCATACATCAATTGCAAATCTAGAGACGTTATATATGCTTTAATTTGTCCTTGTAGGTTAGTGTATGTCGGACAGACATCACAAGAATTGAAGAAACGAGTCCAAAAACACATCTCAACTATACATCTAGCGGCCTCTGACTCGAGGAAAGGTAAGGTCCTCACCCCGGTGGCCGAACATTTTCTAACCCACCATAGGGGTTCCTCAGGTGGCCTCACAGTAGTGGGTCTACAGAAACTGACACCGAATGAGAGAGGTGGGGACAAACGCAAACTTCTTCTACAAATTGAGTCTAGATGGATCTTCCATTTACAATCTGTAA from Ranitomeya variabilis isolate aRanVar5 chromosome 3, aRanVar5.hap1, whole genome shotgun sequence includes:
- the LOC143818374 gene encoding uncharacterized protein LOC143818374 isoform X1, yielding MGAKCAPAYANIFLGWWEEKFVYPLPSFAAHVHAWVRFIDDVFILWRGTKEECEEFIGNLNSNPFNIFLTHSLSTSETTFLDLKIFPHEGRLATDLFRKPTATNALLDFSSFHPWHTKARDLSDRFRERGYPRHIISKAYQRAKSQDQKSLLSSKGRCQETQTRFITDFNDSWKQVGDILSKHWQILRTDTQTSEVTSDRPLMTARRAPNLRDLLTRSHFTRPTVRLHRGIVLRGSFPCGDCNVCPHMIPTRNIFLHPTRNSRHPLKAYINCKSRDVIYALICPCRLVYVGQTSQELKKRVQKHISTIHLAASDSRKGKVLTPVAEHFLTHHRGSSGGLTVVGLQKLTPNERGGDKRKLLLQIESRWIFHLQSVTPLGLNEELLFTGFLGN
- the LOC143818374 gene encoding uncharacterized protein LOC143818374 isoform X2; its protein translation is MGAKCAPAYANIFLGWWEEKFVYPLPSFAAHVHAWVRFIDDVFILWRGTKEECEEFIGNLNSNPFNIFLTHSLSTSETTFLDLKIFPHEGRLATDLFRKPTATNALLDFSSFHPWHTKVGVPTGQFLRVRRNCTRDHDFSIQARDLSDRFRERGYPRHIISKAYQRAKSQDQKSLLSSKGRCQETQTRFITDFNDSWKQVGDILSKHWQILRTDTQTSEVTSDRPLMTARRAPNLRDLLTRSHFTRPTVRLHRGIVLRGSFPCGDCNVCPHMIPTRNIFLHPTRNSRHPLKAYINCKSRDVIYALICPCRLVYVGQTSQELKKRVQKHISTIHLAASDSRKDLPVDPFCWFLPISVVVWMPALLHMF